In one window of uncultured Draconibacterium sp. DNA:
- a CDS encoding aminotransferase class I/II-fold pyridoxal phosphate-dependent enzyme, translated as MKRTGFTTTALNVPYAKQDPHKALQMPLYESVAYEFDSAEQIEANFRGEYIAHVYSRTTSPTVEYFELKLKALTQSSGAIAVSSGMAAITNTIMAITQTGDNIISGNRLFGHSYALLQNTLSEFGLETRFCDLISETEIENRIDKNTRAIYFETVTNPQLDIADIEMLSRVAKKHGLVLVADSTITPPNVFSGGKFGVNIEVMSTTKYISGGATSFGGAIVDHGNFDWNRNPNTASYTEKFKENAFLIKVRKNVYRNTGGSMAPQTARFQIQGLDILELRVEKCYQNCLALGEFMKAHPRIKTVSYPGLETDEHYPLAQKYFNGVPGTIMSFELESKAACYSFMNKLQIIRRATNLNDNKSLIIHPHSTIYAEFTEEERVAAGINDRMMRLSVGIENVADIIADIEAAL; from the coding sequence ATGAAGAGAACCGGATTTACTACTACAGCATTAAATGTACCTTACGCCAAGCAAGATCCACACAAGGCACTGCAAATGCCTTTATACGAATCGGTAGCTTACGAATTTGATTCGGCCGAACAGATCGAGGCCAATTTCAGGGGCGAGTATATTGCCCATGTTTACTCGCGAACAACAAGCCCAACGGTGGAGTATTTCGAGTTAAAACTTAAGGCGCTGACCCAAAGCAGCGGTGCAATTGCAGTAAGTTCGGGCATGGCCGCCATTACAAATACGATTATGGCGATTACCCAAACGGGCGACAATATTATTTCCGGAAATCGTTTGTTTGGACACAGTTATGCCTTGTTGCAAAATACGCTTTCGGAATTTGGACTGGAAACACGTTTTTGCGATTTAATCTCTGAAACAGAAATTGAAAATCGTATAGATAAAAATACCCGCGCCATTTATTTTGAAACGGTAACCAATCCGCAACTGGATATTGCTGATATTGAAATGTTGTCGCGCGTGGCAAAAAAACACGGTCTGGTTTTAGTCGCCGATAGCACGATTACTCCACCCAATGTTTTTAGTGGTGGTAAATTTGGCGTAAATATCGAGGTGATGTCGACTACGAAATACATCTCCGGCGGAGCTACTTCGTTTGGCGGAGCCATTGTAGATCATGGTAATTTCGATTGGAACCGGAACCCAAATACAGCTTCATACACCGAAAAATTTAAGGAGAATGCCTTTCTTATTAAAGTAAGAAAGAACGTTTACCGAAATACGGGCGGAAGCATGGCGCCACAAACTGCGCGCTTTCAAATTCAGGGGCTCGACATCCTTGAGCTTCGGGTAGAAAAATGCTACCAGAACTGCCTGGCTTTGGGCGAATTTATGAAAGCCCATCCCCGGATTAAAACAGTGAGTTACCCGGGATTGGAAACAGATGAACACTACCCGCTGGCGCAAAAATATTTTAACGGTGTTCCCGGAACTATAATGAGTTTCGAGCTGGAATCGAAAGCAGCCTGTTATTCGTTTATGAATAAATTGCAAATCATTCGCAGGGCAACTAACCTGAATGACAATAAATCGCTGATCATTCACCCGCACTCAACAATTTATGCCGAGTTTACCGAAGAAGAGCGCGTTGCAGCCGGTATTAACGACCGCATGATGCGCCTTTCGGTGGGCATTGAAAATGTAGCTGATATTATTGCCGATATTGAGGCGGCGTTGTAA
- a CDS encoding Ig-like domain-containing protein, whose translation MKKLMYIVFFLLMAANLLAQESYVIDSVCVGTERTYRRDGEAGYTYYWEIIDRQLVDTFGVPEVPFEEDLGNDTIYGSESTMLWDTDGDYDIVVYVTSEHGCDTVEQGMVRVFPLPEARAGDDVVLCSFDDYTLFGDTAWNHSQIYWGRTGDGTFSDEYSLHPTYTFGPDDILNGEVTLFITAEGLADNGTCIPAVDSVSIIISPTIMIDSTAVLCYGQTVNDWENQEISSLVDSIYISEYQTLSGCDSTLTLTVSIVDGFSSDSTAVLCYGQTVSDWENQVISSLVDSIYISEYQTVAGCDSTLTLTVSIVDGFSSDSTAVLCYGQTVSDWENQIISSLVDSVYISEHQTVAGCDSTLTLTVSIVDGFSYDSTAVLCYGQTVSDWENQEISGLVDSVYISEHQTVAGCDSTLTLTVSIVDGFTYDSTAVLCYGQAVSDWENQEISSLVDSVYISEYQTVGGCDSTLTLTVSIIDGGLTEVYDTACVEYNWATGNDSTYYESGIYDYIIGDSECSDTMRLHLLISPPMELVADSIPVSCYGYADGSINLTVSGGIAPYTFVWSNGEFTEDISDLTADVYTVWVSDSLGCIDSLSIQIPEPDPIQITLDSIINVLVIGESTGSIEVSVAGGTPDYNYVWTNEAGDVVGTQEDLDNQPAGDYTLTVTDANGCEAIFIETITEPIATERRMTPVETPICYEDRNSFPPLDSLKQYLALNPDVEVYSDWGLDTSSFNLDFVVIVGSESEYCYEEIRTYSIQDFGGNTLSATHRIIVDDDEEPTISCPPGFSVSDGIVPPPLDSTGFWAAGGSFDDNCGIVSFRHVSDVSDGKPNPETITRTYEVTDYCGNTAQCEQEIEVTNEIVIADIGPFCQYSVAPELPDTALNGTPGYWSDTINTAIAGDFDYIFYPDSGYHATPYSLTVTVVPAIDLNVDPVDPGYDPEPVGSIFMNINGGSEPYTVNWTGPDGYTAKSKDLVDLPAGDYWVEVSDNIGCYDSLSVTLRTFEPEFSCPPDTIFECPDVTQYPGTNDISDFIAMGGYYNPVNIVENLDYIDNTVLSEYCLTIERTYIIEDIYGRLDSCTQTIDFHDTIPPVLNAPEGDTVECYSAVFADYKTYADFIASGVPVPDDNCGIDPSSFTVRDTLINIEPGRSELIYYYSIADICGNVGRDTTYFLLLDDKAPEVFCADITVYLDENGTYQITVQDSVAMVDSVFDNCTAPENLRVEIEVSEITCEDVESGTQARITVYDEVGLSDECVATITVIDTMPPEAICQPVTIYLDENGQAGVTAEMVDNGSFDNCTDVTLEIDKTDFDCVNLGDNTVTLTVTDGYGLQDSCEAVVTVLDTIAPQITCIGRDTVQLSEEDGTYILTYDMLTTSEWENCEIVSRELDRYVLDCDDIDASPVTITAFATDQSGNVGSCTVEFVVFGNTPPNVQNDSAITAVNVPVEIPVTQNDYDLKTNINLESLGVLVGPRNGSVVIDKTTGTATYIPNRDFVGEDIFYYEICDDGIPCKPECGEAIVFITVLPANEPPVAVDDYFEVPCGELFGTVLYGDGFGNGVDSDPDAGDKITVGQTLITQPDSGVFNWLDGDGNFEYIPFDGFFGTDSFQYVICDDGIPSLCDTAWVYITRVPDNDCDGVADANDIDDDNDGIRDNIENGGYWPEDQMGLIDSDHDGIPDYMDIDSDNDGIPDNIEGQGEHNYIPPSGVDANHDGWDDVYDVTIGGVITFDEELTDTDGDSMPDYLDIDSDNDGVFDMIEGHDADHNGIADVLRWYTDDDHDGLDDAYDTYYGWADYGNETGSNAPLQDFDDDGTRDWRDINDEDDDYLTVNEDLNGNGDYSDDDLDLDGYPEYLDTELNCELFIPEGFSPNDDDVHDFFQILCIQKYPNAKLMIFNRNGVKLWEKEHYGNLDVWGTYQDAWWWGTSENVLTLGRSGGLPAGNYIYVLLLNDGKGTVKNGTVMLAY comes from the coding sequence ATGAAAAAACTGATGTACATAGTATTCTTCCTGCTGATGGCGGCAAATCTGCTCGCCCAGGAAAGCTATGTCATCGATTCGGTATGTGTAGGGACCGAACGTACCTATCGTCGCGATGGTGAGGCCGGTTATACGTATTACTGGGAAATCATCGATCGGCAACTTGTTGACACCTTCGGAGTACCGGAAGTTCCTTTTGAAGAGGATCTGGGAAACGATACCATCTACGGAAGTGAAAGTACTATGCTATGGGATACGGATGGCGATTATGATATAGTGGTTTATGTGACCAGCGAACATGGTTGCGATACGGTGGAACAGGGAATGGTCAGAGTATTCCCGCTTCCGGAAGCACGTGCCGGCGACGATGTAGTGCTTTGTAGCTTCGACGATTATACCCTGTTTGGCGATACAGCCTGGAATCACAGCCAAATTTACTGGGGTAGAACGGGAGACGGAACATTCAGCGATGAATACAGTCTGCATCCCACCTACACTTTTGGCCCCGACGATATTCTTAATGGTGAAGTTACCCTTTTCATTACCGCCGAAGGTTTAGCCGATAACGGCACCTGTATTCCGGCGGTGGATTCGGTAAGCATCATAATTAGTCCTACTATAATGATCGATAGTACCGCAGTTCTGTGTTACGGTCAGACCGTTAATGATTGGGAAAACCAGGAAATATCGAGTCTTGTTGACAGCATTTATATTTCAGAATATCAGACATTATCCGGTTGTGATTCAACACTGACCCTTACAGTAAGTATTGTCGACGGTTTCAGTTCTGACAGTACCGCGGTTCTGTGTTACGGGCAGACTGTTTCCGACTGGGAAAACCAGGTAATATCAAGCCTTGTTGACAGCATTTATATTTCAGAATATCAAACAGTAGCAGGTTGTGATTCAACACTGACCCTTACAGTAAGTATTGTCGACGGTTTCAGTTCTGACAGTACCGCGGTTCTGTGTTACGGGCAGACTGTTTCCGACTGGGAAAACCAGATAATATCGAGCCTTGTCGACAGTGTTTATATTTCGGAACATCAAACAGTAGCAGGTTGTGACTCAACGCTAACCCTGACGGTAAGTATAGTCGACGGATTCAGTTATGATAGTACTGCAGTTCTGTGTTACGGTCAGACCGTTTCCGACTGGGAAAACCAGGAAATATCGGGCCTTGTTGATAGTGTTTATATTTCAGAACATCAAACAGTAGCAGGCTGTGATTCAACACTGACCCTTACGGTAAGTATTGTCGACGGATTCACATATGACAGTACCGCGGTTCTTTGTTACGGACAGGCCGTTTCCGACTGGGAAAACCAGGAAATATCGAGCCTTGTTGACAGCGTTTATATTTCAGAATATCAAACAGTAGGTGGTTGTGATTCCACACTGACATTAACGGTTAGCATCATTGATGGCGGCCTTACCGAGGTCTATGATACAGCTTGTGTAGAATATAACTGGGCAACAGGAAATGACAGCACCTATTACGAATCGGGTATTTACGATTATATTATCGGAGACAGTGAATGTTCAGATACAATGCGTTTACATCTGCTTATCAGTCCGCCAATGGAGCTTGTGGCAGATTCAATACCTGTGAGCTGTTACGGGTATGCTGATGGCTCCATCAATTTAACAGTTTCAGGAGGCATAGCACCTTATACATTTGTATGGAGTAACGGAGAATTTACCGAAGATATAAGTGATTTGACTGCCGATGTATATACGGTTTGGGTAAGCGACTCATTGGGTTGTATCGATAGTCTCAGTATTCAGATTCCTGAACCTGATCCGATACAAATTACACTCGATTCAATTATAAATGTTCTCGTTATTGGTGAATCAACAGGTAGCATTGAAGTTTCGGTTGCCGGAGGAACACCTGATTATAACTACGTATGGACAAATGAAGCAGGAGATGTTGTAGGTACACAGGAAGACTTGGATAACCAACCGGCTGGTGATTATACCTTAACCGTAACTGATGCGAATGGTTGTGAGGCAATATTTATTGAAACTATTACTGAGCCAATAGCAACTGAAAGGCGCATGACCCCGGTTGAAACGCCAATCTGTTACGAAGACCGGAATAGTTTTCCACCTCTTGATTCGCTGAAACAATACCTGGCATTAAATCCTGATGTTGAGGTCTACTCCGATTGGGGACTCGATACAAGTTCCTTTAATCTTGATTTTGTAGTTATTGTTGGAAGCGAAAGCGAATATTGTTACGAAGAAATAAGAACATACAGCATTCAGGATTTTGGTGGTAATACCTTAAGTGCCACCCACCGGATAATTGTTGACGATGACGAAGAACCAACAATAAGTTGTCCGCCTGGCTTCTCAGTGTCCGATGGCATAGTTCCGCCGCCTCTTGATTCTACCGGGTTCTGGGCTGCTGGAGGAAGTTTTGATGACAACTGTGGAATCGTAAGTTTCCGCCATGTAAGCGATGTTTCGGATGGTAAACCCAATCCGGAAACTATTACACGAACTTACGAGGTTACGGATTACTGTGGTAACACTGCCCAATGTGAGCAGGAAATAGAAGTAACAAATGAAATTGTTATTGCCGACATCGGCCCATTCTGCCAGTACTCTGTTGCTCCCGAATTACCCGATACCGCGTTAAATGGAACACCGGGGTATTGGTCGGATACCATAAATACAGCTATTGCCGGTGATTTCGATTATATTTTCTATCCTGATTCGGGCTATCATGCAACACCTTATAGCTTAACCGTTACCGTTGTTCCTGCTATCGATCTGAATGTTGATCCGGTTGATCCGGGCTACGATCCAGAGCCGGTTGGAAGCATCTTTATGAATATAAACGGAGGAAGCGAACCTTATACCGTTAACTGGACCGGCCCTGATGGCTATACGGCAAAATCTAAAGATCTTGTCGACCTTCCTGCCGGCGATTATTGGGTGGAAGTAAGCGATAATATTGGCTGTTACGATAGTTTATCAGTTACTTTGCGAACCTTTGAGCCGGAGTTTAGCTGTCCTCCGGATACTATTTTTGAATGCCCGGATGTTACACAATACCCGGGAACCAACGATATCTCAGATTTTATAGCCATGGGCGGATATTATAATCCGGTCAATATAGTGGAGAATCTGGATTATATTGACAATACAGTTTTAAGCGAATACTGTTTAACGATTGAACGTACCTACATCATTGAAGATATATACGGAAGATTAGATTCATGTACACAAACCATCGACTTCCATGATACTATTCCTCCGGTACTTAATGCTCCTGAAGGCGATACCGTGGAATGTTACTCTGCTGTTTTTGCCGATTACAAAACTTATGCTGATTTTATCGCATCGGGTGTACCTGTTCCTGACGATAATTGTGGAATCGATCCATCGTCGTTTACTGTTCGCGATACCTTAATTAATATAGAACCCGGTCGTTCGGAGTTAATTTACTATTACAGCATTGCCGATATCTGTGGAAATGTTGGCCGCGATACCACTTATTTCCTACTTCTCGACGACAAGGCACCTGAGGTATTCTGTGCAGATATTACGGTTTATCTGGATGAAAACGGAACTTACCAGATTACTGTGCAGGATTCGGTTGCTATGGTTGACAGCGTGTTTGATAATTGTACCGCTCCTGAAAATCTAAGGGTGGAAATAGAAGTGAGCGAGATTACCTGCGAGGATGTAGAATCAGGAACACAGGCCCGGATAACTGTTTATGACGAGGTAGGGCTTTCGGATGAATGTGTGGCAACCATTACAGTGATTGATACAATGCCTCCGGAGGCGATTTGTCAGCCGGTTACTATTTACCTCGATGAAAACGGACAAGCGGGTGTAACAGCAGAAATGGTTGATAACGGGTCGTTTGATAATTGTACCGATGTAACGCTTGAAATCGACAAAACCGATTTTGATTGTGTGAACCTGGGAGACAATACAGTAACCCTGACGGTTACCGATGGATACGGATTACAAGACAGTTGCGAAGCTGTTGTAACGGTGTTGGATACCATTGCTCCGCAAATTACCTGTATTGGCCGCGATACGGTACAACTTAGCGAAGAAGATGGAACCTATATCTTAACTTATGATATGCTGACCACTTCGGAGTGGGAAAACTGTGAAATTGTTAGCCGTGAACTCGATAGATATGTTCTTGATTGTGATGATATTGACGCTAGTCCGGTAACAATTACAGCATTCGCTACCGATCAAAGCGGAAATGTCGGAAGCTGTACCGTTGAATTTGTTGTATTTGGTAATACTCCGCCGAATGTACAAAACGACTCGGCAATTACAGCGGTGAATGTGCCGGTTGAAATTCCGGTTACGCAAAACGATTACGACCTGAAAACGAATATCAATCTGGAATCATTAGGCGTTTTGGTTGGCCCACGTAATGGTTCGGTTGTAATCGATAAAACTACAGGTACTGCAACCTATATTCCAAACCGCGATTTCGTGGGTGAAGATATATTCTACTACGAAATTTGTGACGATGGTATTCCTTGTAAACCGGAATGTGGTGAGGCTATTGTATTCATCACCGTACTCCCGGCCAACGAGCCGCCTGTGGCTGTGGACGATTACTTTGAAGTACCGTGTGGCGAGTTGTTTGGTACTGTATTGTATGGCGATGGCTTTGGAAATGGTGTAGATTCTGATCCGGATGCCGGAGATAAGATTACGGTAGGCCAGACCCTGATTACTCAACCGGATAGTGGTGTATTTAACTGGCTGGACGGCGATGGAAACTTTGAATACATTCCGTTCGATGGATTCTTCGGAACCGATAGCTTCCAGTATGTAATTTGTGACGATGGAATTCCTTCGTTGTGCGATACCGCCTGGGTTTATATCACCCGCGTTCCGGATAACGATTGTGATGGTGTTGCCGATGCGAATGATATTGATGATGATAATGACGGAATCCGCGATAATATTGAAAATGGTGGTTACTGGCCTGAAGACCAAATGGGGCTGATCGATTCTGATCATGACGGAATACCGGATTACATGGACATTGACTCGGATAACGATGGAATACCGGATAATATTGAAGGTCAGGGCGAGCACAATTATATTCCGCCTTCGGGAGTTGATGCCAACCACGATGGCTGGGATGATGTTTACGATGTAACAATTGGTGGTGTAATTACTTTCGACGAAGAATTGACCGATACCGATGGTGATTCGATGCCTGATTACCTGGATATTGACTCGGACAACGATGGTGTATTCGATATGATTGAAGGCCACGATGCCGACCACAATGGTATTGCCGATGTATTGAGATGGTACACCGATGATGACCACGATGGATTGGATGATGCTTATGATACCTATTATGGATGGGCCGATTACGGTAACGAGACCGGTAGTAATGCGCCGCTACAAGACTTTGACGATGACGGAACACGCGACTGGCGCGATATTAACGATGAAGATGATGATTACCTGACAGTAAATGAAGACCTGAATGGTAACGGAGATTACAGCGACGATGACCTCGATCTGGATGGTTATCCGGAGTACCTGGATACCGAGCTGAATTGTGAGTTGTTTATTCCTGAAGGATTCTCGCCAAACGATGATGATGTTCACGATTTCTTCCAGATTCTGTGTATCCAGAAATATCCGAATGCCAAACTGATGATTTTTAACCGTAATGGTGTTAAACTTTGGGAGAAAGAACACTACGGTAACCTCGATGTTTGGGGAACTTACCAGGATGCATGGTGGTGGGGAACATCTGAAAACGTACTTACCCTTGGCCGATCAGGTGGACTACCGGCCGGTAACTACATTTATGTACTGCTATTGAACGATGGAAAAGGTACCGTTAAGAATGGTACGGTGATGTTGGCATACTAA